The Deferribacterota bacterium nucleotide sequence GCCCTTTCTAACACATTCTAAAAAATCTTTTCCCATTAATTCATATTTTTCTTCTAAAGGATTAGCTTTATCCGACCTTTTTCTTTTAATAGCTAATTTAACATCTATATCGATGATAAGGGTGATATCTGGATAGAGTATTTGTAATCTCTTGGTTAAAAAATCAGTTATAGAACTGTCAACATTTCTACCAAAAACTTGGTAGGCATAAGTTGATGGCGTATATCTATCACATATCACATTATAACCAGCATTTATTGCCGGTATAATGGTTTTATTAATATGTTCGTATCTATCAGCTAAAAATATGAGTGTTTCAGTTATTGGGGTAATATCAATTTTCGAGTTAAGTAAATATTCTCTTAGATATTTTGATGATGGTGATCCACCTGGTTCTTTAGTTAATATTATCTTTTTCCCTAGAGACTTGTAGTAATTATAGAGTTTTTTGGATAGAGTGCTTTTTCCACAACCATCAATACCATCTATTACAATAAATTTAGCCTCACATCGATCCACAGTCTTCATTATCACCTTTTATTTTATTTAATGTATGCATTATTGCACCAGATATAGTAGTTATATTTTCTAATGCAGCTTTTGGGGAGCCTGGTAAATTTATTATAAGGCTTTCCTCTTTGATGCCACAAACACATCTAGATATTATACCATGAGGTGTTTTTTCAAAACTCTCCATTCTCATTGCTTCCTCATAACCTAGCAATCTTCTCTCTATAGTCTCAATAGTGACATCTGGTGCTATATCCCTTTTTGTCACTCCTGTAGAACCGTTGGTTATTATCAAATCTATTTTTTGTTGAAAAATGAGATCCTCAAACAAATCCTGTAATATCTTCTTTTCGTCAGGTATCATATCATATCTAATAAATGAGAAGTCAAAGTTTTTGCTTAGATATTCATGTAATAACGGACCTGTTTTATCCTCTCTTTCTCCTTTAAAGCCTTTATCGCTTAAGGTAATAATCGAGGCTGTGTATTTTGTTTTTTTAATATATTCTACTTTATCACCCACTTTTATTGTGCCATCCCCCTTTACAATAGTAAAAAATCCCTCTCTTGGCATTATACAATCCCCTACTTTGTAGTAGATATTACATCTATTATGACATATTTTACCTTTTTGTGTTATAGTGAATTTAACATCATTTACTATTAAGTTGTCACCGACATTTATGTCACTTGAATCAATATTATCTAAAACAATATTTTCAGCAAAATCACCTGGCTTAACATCTAGACCCAATTCTCTCATTTTTTGTATACTTTTTTCAGCTAGGAAGCTTACCTGCCTATGTAAATATCCCGCATGGGCATCACCAATTATACCATAGTTATCTTTTATATTTGCTTTATCTATATTTTTCTTTTTTTCACCCTTTTTACTACTAATTGATATAGCCTTTATTTGCATAATATTGCCTCCATAAAAATTAGCTAATTATTAAAATTAAATAATATTTAGATTATTTATAATAATTAATTATTTACTTTTTTAAATAAAAATAATAAACTTTTAAAAATTAAATAGTTGTGGGGTTATTGTGGGAGAGACTCTTTATAAAAAAATATGGGATATCCATAAAATTAGAAGACTTAATAACGGAATGGATCAATTGTTT carries:
- a CDS encoding molybdenum cofactor synthesis domain-containing protein — protein: MQIKAISISSKKGEKKKNIDKANIKDNYGIIGDAHAGYLHRQVSFLAEKSIQKMRELGLDVKPGDFAENIVLDNIDSSDINVGDNLIVNDVKFTITQKGKICHNRCNIYYKVGDCIMPREGFFTIVKGDGTIKVGDKVEYIKKTKYTASIITLSDKGFKGEREDKTGPLLHEYLSKNFDFSFIRYDMIPDEKKILQDLFEDLIFQQKIDLIITNGSTGVTKRDIAPDVTIETIERRLLGYEEAMRMESFEKTPHGIISRCVCGIKEESLIINLPGSPKAALENITTISGAIMHTLNKIKGDNEDCGSM
- the tmk gene encoding dTMP kinase, with translation MKTVDRCEAKFIVIDGIDGCGKSTLSKKLYNYYKSLGKKIILTKEPGGSPSSKYLREYLLNSKIDITPITETLIFLADRYEHINKTIIPAINAGYNVICDRYTPSTYAYQVFGRNVDSSITDFLTKRLQILYPDITLIIDIDVKLAIKRKRSDKANPLEEKYELMGKDFLECVRKGFLWYAKNFDNTYIINGDKAVEASLKDALNIIDKALGKF